A genomic stretch from Echeneis naucrates chromosome 6, fEcheNa1.1, whole genome shotgun sequence includes:
- the aicda gene encoding single-stranded DNA cytosine deaminase isoform X3: MTFDFGHFRNRNNCHAEMLFLRYLGALCPGLWGYGVTGERKLSYSITWFCSWSPCADCSFRLAQFLSKTPNLRLRIFVSRLYFCDIEDSREREGLRMLKKAGVQITVMSYKDFFYCWQTFVARNQSKFKAWAELHQNSVRLARKLQRILQPCETEDLRDAFKLLGL, encoded by the exons ATGACCTTTGACTTTGGACACTTCCGCAATCGCAATAACTGTCATGCAGAG ATGCTGTTCCTACGCTACTTGGGAGCCTTGTGCCCTGGTCTGTGGGGGTATGGAgtgacaggagagaggaagcTCAGTTACTCCATCACCTGGTTCTGCTCCTGGTCTCCCTGTGCTGACTGCTCCTTCAGGCTGGCACAGTTCCTCAGCAAGACGCCCAACCTTCGCCTCAGGATCTTTGTCTCACGCCTTTATTTCTGTGATATAGAGGACAGCCGGGAGCGAGAGGGTTTGAGGATGCTAAAAAAAGCTGGAGTGCAAATAACAGTCATGAGTTACAAAG ATTTTTTCTATTGCTGGCAGACCTTTGTGGCTCGAAATCAGAGCAAATTCAAAGCCTGGGCTGAGTTGCATCAAAATTCAGTTCGTCTTGCCAGAAAACTTCAACGCATTCTCCAG CCATGTGAAACAGAGGATTTGAGAGATGCCTTCAAACTTCTTGgactgtga
- the LOC115044835 gene encoding adaptin ear-binding coat-associated protein 1-like yields MATEGQFEYESVLCVKPEVNVYRIPPRASNRAIRAADWKLDAPDWTGRMRVTARGKVAYVKLEDKISGELFAQAPVEEYPGIAVETVSDSSRYFVLRIQDDNGRSAFIGIGFGDRGDAFDFNVALQDHFKWVKQENELSKQAQAPDTTPKLDLGFKEGQTITLNIGQSKKKERSRPQSSGGIGLLPPPPGGKLAPPPSSRSTNHNTQPPAGGSDTGCLLDLDSSNSNSVAPSNFTTTASSDL; encoded by the exons ATGGCGACCGAGGGTCAGTTCGAGTACGAGTCCGTTCTCTGTGTCAAACCTGAAGTCAACGTTTACCGTATCCCACCGAGAGCATCCAACCGGGCTATCAG agctgctgATTGGAAGCTGGATGCTCCTGACTGGACGGGACGCATGCGTGTAACCGCCCGGGGTAAAGTGGCCTACGTGAAATTGGAGGACAAAATCTCTG GGGAACTGTTTGCCCAGGCACCAGTGGAAGAGTACCCTGGCATTGCAGTGGAAACAGTCAGTGACTCAAGCCGTTACTTTGTGCTTCGCATCCAGGATGACAACG GCCGCAGTGCATTCATAGGCATTGGATTTGGAGACCGAGGCGATGCCTTTGATTTCAATGTTGCACTTCAGGACCACTTCAA GTGGgtgaaacaggaaaatgaacTTTCCAAGCAGGCACAGGCTCCAGACACCACTCCAAAACTGGACCTGGGTTTCAAAGAAGGACAAACAATTACTCTCAATATAGGG CAAtcaaaaaagaaggaaaggtcTCGTCCACAGAGTTCAGGTGGCATTGGGCTTCTGCCACCTCCTCCAGGGGGCAAGCTAGCGCCACCCCCTTCATCCAGATCTACCAATCATAATACGCAACCGCCTGCAGGGGGAAGTGATACTG GTTGCTTGTTAGACCTGGACTCTAGTAACTCCAACTCAGTGGCTCCATCTAACTTCACCACCACAGCCAGCTCAGACCTGTAG
- the aicda gene encoding single-stranded DNA cytosine deaminase isoform X2: MITKLDSVLLPKKKFIFHYKNVRWARGRNETYLCFVVKRRVGPDSMTFDFGHFRNRNNCHAEMLFLRYLGALCPGLWGYGVTGERKLSYSITWFCSWSPCADCSFRLAQFLSKTPNLRLRIFVSRLYFCDIEDSREREGLRMLKKAGVQITVMSYKDFFYCWQTFVARNQSKFKAWAELHQNSVRLARKLQRILQPCETEDLRDAFKLLGL; the protein is encoded by the exons ATGATTACAAAGCTAGACAG TGTGCTTTTGcccaaaaaaaagtttattttccaTTACAAAAATGTGCGCTGGGCAAGAGGACGGAATGAGACATACCTCTGCTTTGTAGTGAAGAGACGAGTGGGACCAGACTCCATGACCTTTGACTTTGGACACTTCCGCAATCGCAATAACTGTCATGCAGAG ATGCTGTTCCTACGCTACTTGGGAGCCTTGTGCCCTGGTCTGTGGGGGTATGGAgtgacaggagagaggaagcTCAGTTACTCCATCACCTGGTTCTGCTCCTGGTCTCCCTGTGCTGACTGCTCCTTCAGGCTGGCACAGTTCCTCAGCAAGACGCCCAACCTTCGCCTCAGGATCTTTGTCTCACGCCTTTATTTCTGTGATATAGAGGACAGCCGGGAGCGAGAGGGTTTGAGGATGCTAAAAAAAGCTGGAGTGCAAATAACAGTCATGAGTTACAAAG ATTTTTTCTATTGCTGGCAGACCTTTGTGGCTCGAAATCAGAGCAAATTCAAAGCCTGGGCTGAGTTGCATCAAAATTCAGTTCGTCTTGCCAGAAAACTTCAACGCATTCTCCAG CCATGTGAAACAGAGGATTTGAGAGATGCCTTCAAACTTCTTGgactgtga
- the mfap5 gene encoding microfibril associated protein 5, which translates to MGSLPVVLLLCSFHVLTAVAQAQESEATVAPGSSLPANCREEMYPCTRMYSVHKPIKRCIGGLCFYSLPRVYVINKEICMRTVCQQDEYLKAELCRELSGWPRRFERSSNRKRCRSRRSNPKTWANKP; encoded by the exons ATGGGCAGTCTTCCAGTGGTCCTGCTCCTCTGCAGTTTCCACG TGCTCACAGCTGTAGCCCAAGCCCAGGAGTCTG AGGCCACCGTAGCACCTGGAAGCTCCTTGCCAGCCA aCTGTAGAGAGGAGATGTATCCTTGCACCAGGATGTACTCAGTTCACAAGCCCATCAAGAGATGTATTGGTGGTCTTTGTTTCTACAG CCTCCCTCGCGTCTATGTGATCAACAAAGAGATCTGCATGAGGACCGTGTGCCAGCAGGATGAGTATCTGAAAG CTGAGCTGTGCAGAGAGTTATCTGGGTGGCCCAGACGTTTCGAGAGGTCATCTAATAGAAAACGTTGTCGCAGTCGCCGTAGCAACCCCAAAACCTGGGCAAACAAGCCCTGA
- the aicda gene encoding single-stranded DNA cytosine deaminase isoform X1, with translation MLLTNKKLIFLLSVLLPKKKFIFHYKNVRWARGRNETYLCFVVKRRVGPDSMTFDFGHFRNRNNCHAEMLFLRYLGALCPGLWGYGVTGERKLSYSITWFCSWSPCADCSFRLAQFLSKTPNLRLRIFVSRLYFCDIEDSREREGLRMLKKAGVQITVMSYKDFFYCWQTFVARNQSKFKAWAELHQNSVRLARKLQRILQPCETEDLRDAFKLLGL, from the exons ATGCTGTTAACTAATAAAAAGCTTATTTTCTTGCTCAGTGTGCTTTTGcccaaaaaaaagtttattttccaTTACAAAAATGTGCGCTGGGCAAGAGGACGGAATGAGACATACCTCTGCTTTGTAGTGAAGAGACGAGTGGGACCAGACTCCATGACCTTTGACTTTGGACACTTCCGCAATCGCAATAACTGTCATGCAGAG ATGCTGTTCCTACGCTACTTGGGAGCCTTGTGCCCTGGTCTGTGGGGGTATGGAgtgacaggagagaggaagcTCAGTTACTCCATCACCTGGTTCTGCTCCTGGTCTCCCTGTGCTGACTGCTCCTTCAGGCTGGCACAGTTCCTCAGCAAGACGCCCAACCTTCGCCTCAGGATCTTTGTCTCACGCCTTTATTTCTGTGATATAGAGGACAGCCGGGAGCGAGAGGGTTTGAGGATGCTAAAAAAAGCTGGAGTGCAAATAACAGTCATGAGTTACAAAG ATTTTTTCTATTGCTGGCAGACCTTTGTGGCTCGAAATCAGAGCAAATTCAAAGCCTGGGCTGAGTTGCATCAAAATTCAGTTCGTCTTGCCAGAAAACTTCAACGCATTCTCCAG CCATGTGAAACAGAGGATTTGAGAGATGCCTTCAAACTTCTTGgactgtga